The genome window ACATTCACTACTACGCTTGCAGAAAAGATCATGAGCAGAGGTTTCATCACGGTCTCTTTCACCGTGTCAGGAGAAAGGCCGGCTATGGGTGCGATCACAAGCTTGAGAAGGATTACGCTTGCCAGAGCAAGGGCGATATTGGTGACCGGTCCAGCAATAGCCGATAAGGCCATACCTTTTCTCGGGTTTGTGAAGTTCGCGGGATTGATCGGTACGGGTTTTGCGTACCCGAACACAAAACGGCCTTCTGTCAGAACAAAGAGCATAATCGGCATGATGATCGTTCCGAAAAGGTCTATATGCGCAAGAGGGTTCAGCGTCAGGCGGCCAAGAAGCTTTGCGGTCGGATCGCCGAGCCTGAACGCAACATATCCGTGGGCCACCTCATGGAAGGTGATCGCGATGAGAATGGGCAGCGCAGAGATAAGAAGCCGCTGTAATGTTTCCGGTTCCAAGATTCTCCCTCATGGTATTTATTGGTCGAGAAATACTTCCAAGCTGGTGCAAGAGAAGTCTTGTAGTATTATGCATTTAATCGTTATAAGTCAAACGGGAAAATGATCGTAAAAGCAGGAGCCCTGCGGGTTTGCCGGGCTCCTGCTTTGTAAAAAGTTATGCGGAATGCTGAAGGAAAACAAAATGCCAGATCAGCATAAAAGTTTCTTGTCGCTGTTCTTCCTGCCGGTAGAGAGCAGTTAAAAGGTACAAGAAGAAAAGACGCTGTCTGACCCTTTTTTTACGGACCTGACACAAAAAGTCTGTCCTTTTCGTTATAATAAACAATCGGTGTTCCATGAAATTCTTTATAGACACAGC of Nitrospirota bacterium contains these proteins:
- a CDS encoding site-2 protease family protein translates to MLEPETLQRLLISALPILIAITFHEVAHGYVAFRLGDPTAKLLGRLTLNPLAHIDLFGTIIMPIMLFVLTEGRFVFGYAKPVPINPANFTNPRKGMALSAIAGPVTNIALALASVILLKLVIAPIAGLSPDTVKETVMKPLLMIFSASVVVNVVLASFNLIPIPPLDGGRVLTGLLPSKQAISFSKIEPFGFIIVLVLIYTGIANLFIMPFITFFLKIFGMLQ